The Pirellulales bacterium genome includes the window CGTACATCTGGCCGCCGCGAATGCCGCCACCGGCCATCCAGATCGTGAACCCGCGGGGGTTGTGGTCGCGTCCTTTGCCGTTTTGCGCGGTGGGCGTGCGGCCGAATTCGCCCGTCCAGACGACGAGCGTCTCGTCGAGCAGTCCACGCTGCTTGAGATCGGTCAGCAGGGCGTGGATCGGCTGATCAGTCTCGCGGGCATGCAGCTCGTGGTTGGTGTTCACGTCGCCGTGGGCGTCCCAGTTCTCATCGAGGTGGCCACCGCCCGAGTAGACCTGCACGAACCGTACGCCGCGCTCGACCAATCGCCGCGCCATCAAGCAGCGCCGGCCGAACTTCTCGGTCGCCTCTTGATCGAGCCCGTAGAGTTTGTGCGTGTCGGCCGTTTCCCGGGCGAGGTCGACCGCCTCCGGGGCCGAGGCCTGCATGCGATAGGCCAGCTCGTACGTCGCCAAACGCGCGGCAAGATCGTCCTGCCGCGGCAATCCAGCGCGCTGCAAGTCGCCCAACCGGGCAAGCAAATCGAGCTGCTGACGGCGCTGGGCGATGGTGATGCCGGCCGGCGGCGACAAGTCGATCAACGGGTCGCCGGTCGTCCGGAACTGGGTACCCTGGTAGGCAGCCGGCATGAAGCCGCTGCCCCAGTTGGGCGCGCCACCGATCGGGCCACCCCGGTGATCGAGCAGCACGACATAAGCCGGCAAATCCTGGTTCTCGGTGCCCAAGCCGTAAGTGACCCAGGCCCCCAGGCTGGGAAAGCCCTGCCGCAAGAACCCCGTGTTCATTTGCAGCAGGCCCGAGCCGTGCGCGAAGCTGTCGGCATAGCACGAACGCACTACCGCGAGTTCATCCGCATGGCTTGCGACCTGCGGGAACAGGTCCGAAACTTCGATGCCGGCGTCGCCGTACTTGGCAAACTTGCGGCTGCTGGCCAGCAGCTTGCCCGGATTGCGGACGGCAAACAGCGGGTCCTTGTCGGCATTCGGGATCGGCTGGCCATTGAGCCGCGTCAACTCGGGCTTGGGGTCGAACGTGTCGACCTGGCTCACTCCGCCATAGTTGAACAGCACGATGCAGGACTTGGCTCGCGCGGCGAAATGCGGCGGCTTGGGCGCCAGCGGATTCAGGTCCGATCCGGTCGTCGGCACGCTATCGGCGGCACAGGCTCGGCTGGGGCCGAAGAACCCGTCCTGGGCCAGCATCCACGTGAGCGCCGTACCGACAAAACCGCCACCGGCTTCCCAGAAGAACTCGCGCCGCGACTGGCCGCAGGGAGTCAGGCGGGCGGGGCGGGGCGACGGGTTGCCGGGCGAAGCGTCGTTCATGACGGGTGCCTTCAGGTGACGTTCAATTGCACAGAGTCGACCGCATGCCAGCCATATCCGTGAGGATTCCAGGTCGTGGTGCCATCGGGAGGCTGCGAACGGCCCAAGCGATCGATGGCCCGACAACGGAGCGTCGTGGTTCCGGGCTTCAGGTCCGCGGTCCAGCGCCAACGCTGCCAGGCCCAAGGGCTGGACGAGCGTTGCAGTTCGGTCGCTTGCCAGGTACGGCCGTCGAGCGAAACTTCGACCGCCTCGATCGGCGCTGCGCCGTCGTTCCAGGCCAAACCGCGTGCCTCGATCCGCCCTGCTGCGACTCGCGTTCCGTCGGCCGGCGTCAGAATTCGGCTGGCGATGCGCAGGTCGTAGTTCGGCCGGCTGTTTTCCAGCGAGTATTCGAATTCCTCGCCCGGCGCAAGGCCGCGATTGGGAAAGCGGTATTGCGGCAACTGGTAATGATTGGTCGTCTCGCCGACGTCGAATCTCAGCCGAGTGAGCCACTTGACGTTCATCGTGGCGTAGTAACCCGGCGTAACCAGGCGCACCGGCCCGCCATGCACGGCCGGCAGCGGTTCGTCACCTAATCGCAAGACCAGCAGCGACCGCTCCATGGCGACGTCGAGCGGAATACTGTGCTCGAAGTCCGGCTTGCCCTTGGCGCTGGGTGCATCGAGCCCTTCGGCGGTCAGGTACTTCGCACCGGCGTCGATTTCAATGCCCAGGCGTTCGAGAACCTCGCTCAATAGCACGCCGCTCATCCGCACGTTGCCGATGCCGCCGCGCTGCCATTGCGTGCCTTGCGTAGGTGCGATCTTCGAGAACAGGATTCGGCCATTGCCTGAGCATTGCAGGACCAGCTCGCGATCGGTTTGCGGCATGGCCTCAAGCTCAGTCGCGGCCAGAGTCTTGGCCTCTCCAATCAGCCCGGAAAACTCGATCTGCCAACCGGCCAGCGGCTTCGGCTCGAGGGTCATATAGCCGGGCACCAGAAAGTTGTTCCGCACGAACAATTTTTCTTTCGGCGTGACTTGACCCTGGGCAAGTACCGCATCGGGAGTGCCCAGCACCACCGGGTCGGCGCTATGAATCACCAGATCATCCGACTTGCCGGCGATCAGCTGCGACGGACGATGCGGGTCGTCGGCGCGGCCCAAGTGTGGGAGCACCCAGGGGGCCGCGCCCGCCAGCGCGCCGAACTGGAGCCACCGCCGCCGCGAGAGTCGGTGTGCGACGGGAGTCGATCGTTCCACGAGATATTGCATCGACAAACTACGGCAGGAATACGAATTCGTTGGTGTTGAGCAGCATGAGGCAATACGACGTCAGCGCTTGCCGTTCGGGATCGATCGGCGCCGCGGCCGGTGCCGTTTGGACGTCGGATTCGATTTGCCGTCGATGCTCGGCGAGAAACTGCAGGACAACGTCTCGCTCGGCGTCAGTCGGCAGCCGGCACAACGTCAACCGGAACGACAAGTCGACTTGCGCCGCGGGTTCGTGACCCGCCTCGCGCAGCAGCCGATCGGCAAACAGCCCGGCCTGCTGGTTGATGAACTCGCCATTCAGGTAGGTCAGCGCCTGCGGCGCGATCGTCGATGTTTGGCGCTGCTCGCAGCTCGAATCGGGGTTCGGCTGATCGAGCACCTCCAGCTCGGGCAACGGCAGCGTGCGTTTGACAAACACGTACACGCTGCGGCGCGAGGCGGCGTGTTCGTCCGAGCTACCCCAGCCCAGCCCCGGCCGCGATTGGCTGGCCAGGACCGCGGGCGCGATCTTGGGATATACGCTCGGCCCGCCGGCATCCAGGTTCAACTGACCGCTGGCGGACAAGATCAAATCGCGAATCGTTTCGGCCTGCAAACGCCGCGACGGATAGCACCAGAGGAATTCGATCTTCGGGTCCGACGCTTCGGCCGCAGGGTTCGACACGGCCGCCATCTGGTAAGTGGCCGACAACAGGATGTGCCGGTGCAGCGATTTGAATTTCCAGCCGCTGGCGACAAATTCGGCGGCCAGCCAATCGAGCAGTTCGGGATGCGACGGCGGGCTGCCCATCAGGCCGAAATCGTTCTCCGTCGCGACCAGCCCCTCGCCGAAATGTTGCTGCCAGATTCGGTTGACCATCACGCGCGCAGTCAGCGGGTGATTGCTGTCGGCGATCCAATGGGCCAGCTGCAGGCGACGACCCGTGCTGACCGCGGTGGGCGCGGCCGCGCGGGGCGGCGCATCGACCAACACGGCTGGTACGCCGGCGGCAACTTCCTCGCGCGGGCTTCGCGGATCGCCGCGGTAGAACACGTGCGTCGGGCTCGCCTGGGGCGTGTCTTCGAACCAGACGTATGCCCGCGGCGGCTCGGCCGGACGCGTTGCCTCGGCCGAGGCCATCTCGCCCAAGATCCCATTGCGCTGGCGGGTCTCTTCTGTCGTGCAGGCCTTGATGATCTCGGCCACGATTTGCTCGCGCGCCTTGGCGAGCAGCTCTTGCTGCTCTTTGGAGCGCGTCGCCGGATCGGTCGTCAAAGCCGTCTGCATCTCCGGCGGCAACTTGCTCGATCCGGTGGCGACCAGCCGCCGCGCGACGTGCGATTCGAGCGTATCCAGGTCGCGCCGCAAGGTACCGACGCGCTGATCGACCGCTGCGGTCGCGTTGCGGAACGTCTCGAGCTCTTGCGGAGTACCCACCAGCCGGTCAAGATCTTCGCGGTTGTTCTGCGGGCGCTTCAGCGGCTCGAAGGCCGCCAGCACGCGAGCATAGTCCTGTTGAGTAAACGGCTCGAACTTGTGATCGTGGCAGCGCGCACAGCGGAGCGTGAGCCCCAGCAAGGACGCACTCGTGACGCCGACGACGTCGTCCAACTGGTCGTACCGGTCGACCAGCGGATCGGCCGGTTCGTCGTCCCACAGGCCCAAACGCAAGAAAGTGGTCGCGATCTGCGTTTCGGCGTTCGAACCCGGCAGTTCGTCGCCGGCCAATTGCTCGATGATGAAACGATCGTACGGCTTGTCGTCGTTCAGCGAGGCGATGACATAGTCACGATAACGCCACGCGTTCGGCTTGGCCCCGTCGCGTTCGTACCCGTTCGATTCCGCATAGCGCACCACGTCGAGCCAATGCCTGGCCCAACGCTCGCCGTATTGCGGCCGGCTTAGCAAATCGTCAACCACACGGGCATAGGCCGCGGGCGACGGATCTGCGAGAAACGCTGCTTGCTCGGCCACCGTGGGCGGCAGCCCGATCAGGTCGAGAAAGACGCGCCGCAACAGCGCCAGCGGCGCGGCCTGCGGCGCCGGGTCGAGCGACTTGTCCTCGAGCGCCGCCAGCACGAACGCATCGATGGGACTTTGCACCCAATCGAGCCGCTGCACTTCGGGCAGAGGCGGGCGCTTCACAGGGAGAAACGCCCAATGTTCCCGCTCGTAGTCGGCAAACTGGGATCGACCGTACGCAGCGGGCGCCGGCGCCTGACCAGCGGATGCATCGGCGGTTGTCGATGGATTCAATTCCGCTGCATTTGCCCCGAAAACTCCAAGCAGGGCTGCGCAAACGACTGTGGACCATCCGGTCAGGAACCCGAAGTGATTGCGTCGGCTCGGCATGCGTCGGCCCTGAGCGTTACCGTGCAAGGCGGGCATGACCCAGGCCCTCGACAAGCTGGGAGGGCAAGCAGTCATGTGTCAACGATGATGATAACCGAACCTGAATCCGGCCGGCAATCATTTTCTTCGTCGATTCCAGCGACGTAAGCCAAACAGTCACAGCGACTTGCACAATCGCTACGGCAAGCCCGGCGGAGGGCTCGGACCCGGGCTCGAGCCAGCCTTAACGCGGGGGCGCAAGTATTCGAGCAGGGCGGCAGCGCGCTGGTCTTGGGCGCCCGTGCTGGCGACCCATTGTTCGACCAAGGCCAGCCCCTCGTCCCAGCGTTTCAGGCGCGCCAGGAACATCGCCAAGGCCTCGATCAGCTGCGGATCGCCGGGGTTCTTCTCGAGCGCCGTGCGCAGATATGCCTCGGCCTGTGCCGGCCGCCCGAGGTGCTCGTTCGCCAGGGCCAGGTTGTACCAGGCGCGAATCTGATGCGGATCGGCAGTCACCGCTTTCAATAGCGACTGTTCGGCTTCGGCAAGTCGTGCGGGCGACTCGGCCAAGAGGAGGCCCAACGAGTAGTGCGCCGGGGCAAAGTCCGGGGCGAGCGACAAGGCCTCGCGCAA containing:
- a CDS encoding DUF1501 domain-containing protein — protein: MNDASPGNPSPRPARLTPCGQSRREFFWEAGGGFVGTALTWMLAQDGFFGPSRACAADSVPTTGSDLNPLAPKPPHFAARAKSCIVLFNYGGVSQVDTFDPKPELTRLNGQPIPNADKDPLFAVRNPGKLLASSRKFAKYGDAGIEVSDLFPQVASHADELAVVRSCYADSFAHGSGLLQMNTGFLRQGFPSLGAWVTYGLGTENQDLPAYVVLLDHRGGPIGGAPNWGSGFMPAAYQGTQFRTTGDPLIDLSPPAGITIAQRRQQLDLLARLGDLQRAGLPRQDDLAARLATYELAYRMQASAPEAVDLARETADTHKLYGLDQEATEKFGRRCLMARRLVERGVRFVQVYSGGGHLDENWDAHGDVNTNHELHARETDQPIHALLTDLKQRGLLDETLVVWTGEFGRTPTAQNGKGRDHNPRGFTIWMAGGGIRGGQMYGATDDFGFAAVANKVHVHDIHATILHLMGMDHERLTYFNGGRNMRITDVEGVVVKDLVC
- a CDS encoding sulfite oxidase — its product is MERSTPVAHRLSRRRWLQFGALAGAAPWVLPHLGRADDPHRPSQLIAGKSDDLVIHSADPVVLGTPDAVLAQGQVTPKEKLFVRNNFLVPGYMTLEPKPLAGWQIEFSGLIGEAKTLAATELEAMPQTDRELVLQCSGNGRILFSKIAPTQGTQWQRGGIGNVRMSGVLLSEVLERLGIEIDAGAKYLTAEGLDAPSAKGKPDFEHSIPLDVAMERSLLVLRLGDEPLPAVHGGPVRLVTPGYYATMNVKWLTRLRFDVGETTNHYQLPQYRFPNRGLAPGEEFEYSLENSRPNYDLRIASRILTPADGTRVAAGRIEARGLAWNDGAAPIEAVEVSLDGRTWQATELQRSSSPWAWQRWRWTADLKPGTTTLRCRAIDRLGRSQPPDGTTTWNPHGYGWHAVDSVQLNVT
- a CDS encoding DUF1549 and DUF1553 domain-containing protein → MKRPPLPEVQRLDWVQSPIDAFVLAALEDKSLDPAPQAAPLALLRRVFLDLIGLPPTVAEQAAFLADPSPAAYARVVDDLLSRPQYGERWARHWLDVVRYAESNGYERDGAKPNAWRYRDYVIASLNDDKPYDRFIIEQLAGDELPGSNAETQIATTFLRLGLWDDEPADPLVDRYDQLDDVVGVTSASLLGLTLRCARCHDHKFEPFTQQDYARVLAAFEPLKRPQNNREDLDRLVGTPQELETFRNATAAVDQRVGTLRRDLDTLESHVARRLVATGSSKLPPEMQTALTTDPATRSKEQQELLAKAREQIVAEIIKACTTEETRQRNGILGEMASAEATRPAEPPRAYVWFEDTPQASPTHVFYRGDPRSPREEVAAGVPAVLVDAPPRAAAPTAVSTGRRLQLAHWIADSNHPLTARVMVNRIWQQHFGEGLVATENDFGLMGSPPSHPELLDWLAAEFVASGWKFKSLHRHILLSATYQMAAVSNPAAEASDPKIEFLWCYPSRRLQAETIRDLILSASGQLNLDAGGPSVYPKIAPAVLASQSRPGLGWGSSDEHAASRRSVYVFVKRTLPLPELEVLDQPNPDSSCEQRQTSTIAPQALTYLNGEFINQQAGLFADRLLREAGHEPAAQVDLSFRLTLCRLPTDAERDVVLQFLAEHRRQIESDVQTAPAAAPIDPERQALTSYCLMLLNTNEFVFLP